A region of the Leishmania panamensis strain MHOM/PA/94/PSC-1 chromosome 10 sequence genome:
AATGGTGGAAGAGACGAAGGATGACAGCGAAGTGTCGTTGAATGTCCGTGCGTCGTTGTGGTTGGTGTTGTTGTATGTAGCGGTAACAAGACCGACGTAttcccccccacacacacacgcacacgtggaGTAGGAGAGGGGGTGTGCCGGCAAGCGAGAAGGAAGTAGATGCACGTGGAGAAAGACCGAGGTAGTGCACCGACGTGCAAGGAGGAGTCAGGGACGGAagggtggtgctggtggttgTTGTTGTACATACCGAAGGTGGAAtcaaagaggggaaagtgCAGACACAATGCTAACACACACTGAGGGAGGTACTCGGCagaaggtggagggggtgaaTGGATGGTGGCGCCCGCCAAGTGGTCTTCCCCCTGCCCTGCGGcttgtgcggctgcagcatgGCTGCGTGACTGTCCGGCCATGCGTGCACGAGGGTAGACTCGTGCTAAataagagaagagagaaggacaccCTTGAGGTTTTCGTGGATGGCTCGAGAATTTTCCTCTCGATGTTGCTCATGTCATCGCTTGTGTTCGCCGTTGTGGTGAAACGGCTGCcatcctcttccctctccctcgcaccTCCCGCGACAAGAACAAGAAAAGCGATGACTGGGGAAGTACGCGGGGCGGACGTGCAGGacgtgtggggagggggagggagggcgaggcgCAGGGTGTATTCTTGGCTATACATGCGGGTAGTACAAAACataggaggaggaggggggagggggaacagACGAAAAGCGAGGGCGCGCCGTGTGTAGGCCTGACAGACGACAgggcggtggtgagggagacgtgtgcgtgtcacGCAGAATAGCGAgcggaaaaggagggaaggggggagagggggggggaggattcacacaggcacgcccGCACACTCCCTCGACCGTAGCCAGAAGAGGCTGGCCTACACGAGAGCATCTCCAGCGCAGCCAGAAGAGgcagaagggaagggagagagcagaggccACCCCCCGTGCCGATGTTGTTGACGTAATACGAACAGGAGaaaggagacagagagagagagagggcaagaagtgtgtgtgagtgtgtgtgggtgcactGAGGCAGCCTTCACCTCACTCCTCGTACAGGGCGGCCCACTTCAACACATCCGCGTCTGCGTTAGGGGCACCACAGGTCTCAGCGCCGCACTTGTCGTTGGTGGCATCGTCCGGGTTGCACAGGTAGGAGTAGAGCCGGACGCGctccacgtgctgctgctcctcgatgTAGTGCCGCTCAATCACACACAGAAGATCAAGCTCGGTGAACTGATCTTGCCAAATCAGCTGCCACACTTCCTCCCACTCGAGCCGCTTGCGCGCGCACTGGttcgcggcggcagcacggtAGCACCGCtcgcgccgcgccgcgaACGCGCGCCACGCttgctggaggcggtgcgccaTCGCACCGAGGAATGCcagtgcggctgccgcctctgcttcggcagcggcggtgcgctgGCGCATTTGATGTCGGCGCACAGTGCGTTGCAGTACGGTGGCAGCCGTGTCTTCTCGCATCTCacgtgctgcggtggcgcgcacCACAAGCTTCTCTGTGAGGATCGTtcgcctccactgctgcacaAGGGCTCTGGAGACGTGCGCTCGTAGGAGGGCTTGCACAAGAGAGGTTGCGCGCAGGCGCCGGATTTCAAGggccgcggctgcggcgcgctgTCTCGCCTGCTCCGCCACTTGCATCCGTCTCATCTCAGCTCTGGTCAAGGCACCGCGACCGGCTGCTTGTATAAGGTAGAGGTTTTCCATGAAGGTGCGCCCTTGACATGCCTTGAGACGGCgcacgagcagctgcgcctgcgcactGCGGCCGAAGcactggagaaggcgaatgACCTCGTAGGTGCGCGCTTCGCGCTCCaggcgctcctcctgcactgtgtggcgcagctggcggagaTAGCGGCGCTGGCTTCCTGCGGCGTAGCGTCTCCAGACTTGCTGAATGCACGTCGCCGACGTGCGCAGCTGTCGAGCGCGCTTCACCGCTAAGTCCAGGCGACGACGTCCGACGGTGCGACGCCAGCCCACCGTGATGCGTTGCGCCGCCTTtgctctgctctcttcctgtgcCAACGCctcgcggtggcggcggccctGACGCTTGGCGTACTCCTGGAGTACAatcgccagcaccgtcgtgGCAGAATCGCGGCACCGACGAAGCTCGAGCGCTTCGGCCTTGCGggtctcgcgcagctgcgccacgcgaCTGCGCGCCTGGATGCCGCGCAGTCGCGCTTGTATTGTGAccgctgcgtgcgcctgccggatcgcctctgcctcgagacggtgcttctcttccatcTCTACATTGTGGCGGCGCCAGTACGCCCTCTGGACGACTAcacggcgccaccactgctgcaccTTGACTGCGGTGATCATGTACAGCCGTAGCCGCGCGCCGTGGGTGATGCCGAGCTCCTTGCACAGGCGGTGCCGCTCGCGCTGTCGTTGCAGCCACTGACACATGGCACGAGTCAACCgctgggcggcggcgacctcCTTCTGTTCCTGGTCTAGCCGACGCTTGTCGGCTagggtgcgcgcgcacagagCTGCTTCACGTCGGCGTTGTTCCAgcacacacgagagaaaACCGTCGATCGCAAGCGCGGCCGCCTTCTGGATCGTGTAGACGTATCGGTAGAGGGCCTGACGGCGGACGTGCAAGCTCTGGCGTGCCTTACTTGAGCGCCACGCCAGCTGAATCATCAGTGCCGCCTTCGCGCGCCGCTCGTTGAGCTCGGCGTAGTAGCTGATGATCTCGCGCTGGAAGCGCGCGTTGCGTTCTGGAagcgtctcctcttcctcctcctcctcctcctcttcggcaTTCTCTGTGTCTGTACCGGCGGCCTGAGCTAAATGTGGGTCGGGTGCGTCTCCGTCTCCCTTGGGTTGCAGATTGAtgttgctgtggctgctCATGAGGACCAAGCCACACTGCTGATCGGTGGTGATGACGGGGGCGGGAATGGGCGACGCCGAGGCACCAATGGCCTCCGTGTCGGCAGCGCCCCCACTACGACTGCTGTCCTGTTGCTCAGCTTCTGGCTCGATTACCTGGACGCCTTGTGCGGTGGCATCGAGGTCGAGCGGCGCACCCTTGTAGAGCTCGTCTTGTTGGGGCTCTTGGACGCCttcttgctgttgctgctgcttcgatTCTGGCTGCTCTTTCGGTTGCGGCAAAGTTGacgtgctggcggcgctgagcgGGCTCGCTGGCGGACCAGGCGCCGGTAAGAACTTGCGATCACGCTTCAGCTGCCGACGCGGATTGCTGTCGGAGCTGACCGCCGAGGTGAGGGTGCCGGCAGTGACAGCGGACTTTGAGGATATGGCGGAGAGCAACAAAGCTGCCGTCGAGCTCTGCGGGCTACCTTTGCTGTTCTTGAGGCGCCGCgctgtgtttttcttcttcgctggAGCGCCGTCCTTGtcgccagcaggcagcgtGGCATCCTTCACGACACTGCGCAACGCGAACGCATCCTccggccgctgcagccggtgGCAGTGCCGCAGCGATCGGCCACCAGGCGGCTTCAACGCCGACAGCGATGACCGCGGCGATGGGCGACAAAACTGCGTGGCAGCACCGTCAacggctgccgcagtggaggAAGGAGTGTAGGGCAGCGGGAAGGTATGCccaagaggagggggtgggtcGCCCTTCGAGGACCAAGCCGTTGCCGTTGTTATCACTGAGGTCTGCGCGGATTGCAGCGACAACGACGGGTATGGAGGTGACTGTGGTGGTCGCGCCAGGTACGGGTGGGACGCCGCCAAGGCTGGGAGAGGacgagaggaggcgagcggCGAAGACGCTGGCTCAagtcgcagcggcgccgaggtggcgaACAGTGGCGCGTGTTGCGGTGGCCGCAGTGCAGAGGTCGGCACCGGTGGGAGAGGTGGCAGGCGGGTGAGTGTGCCGGCAGgcatgcgctgctgttgctgcagctgcgagtGTAACGGCAGTGAGACGTCTTTGCCGCTGAGGCACGTCATGTCGCTGTTGCGACCATTCGACAAAGCTGGCATAACCGCTTGCATGTGCGCTGCCGTGAACGATGCCGGCGCAGAGGCTGAGGGCTGCCGCTCGCCACTGGCAGCCACGGCCGAGTTGGGCAGCaacgcagccaccgccacagctaCCGGGTGCGCACTGCCCAGTACCTGCCGCCCAAGCATGTGGGCTTCCATCCAGTACTGCAGCCCCCTCGATGACGCGTCCGATGCCGGGTTCTCCGGGCCATGACGACGGCAAGCGGCCGCGCACCCCAGCAGTAGTAGTACtccaggcagcagcgcacgcgccacagctgaGCCGGGCGAGATCGTGCGCAGCGTCCGCTCCACCTTGCTGCATCGTTTCTCGACTCCTGCGGcggcgagagcgccgccacaagcggcacctgctgctgccaccaatgcagctgccgccgcggtgagCCACAGGAGCTGTACTTCATTGCAGGCACCGTGCTCTAGGCTCATATCCACTTGTACATCGAAGAGGAAGTCCTTGTCAGACCTGTGAAGCAGTGACATCACGCTCGCTTCAGCTGGGCTGCCTACGCCGCCGCGAGCGCTGCCCGGCTGCTGCCCCTGCGGCGATACCGAAGATGGGACTGCAAGGACAGCGGTCACGTAGCGGGCCACGTGCGCCTCCCACTTGAACACCTGCTTTGTGATTTGACGCGCAGAGGCCAACGCCGCTACCACCACTGTTGCAGGCACCGCCGTCATCTTCACACCTTCGCTATGCTGACTTGTAGTGGCGCATGAAGCACGCCAGAGCCACACCGGCAGCACTGTGGCGGGGCAGGGGTGCGGGTAGGCTGAAGTTGCGTCTGCAATGCCTCCGGCAGGCAGCCGTCCCACCTGCATGCGTTCCTCGTGCACCTCGAGCATTGCGGGCAtacgcggcagctgcagcatggCCAGAGTCACTGCCACCGTCatcaacggcggcggcacatcCTCGGCTGCAGACATTCTCAAGTTATTTCCACTGCTTGCAGCTTCCCCGCCGGCTGCGACCACAGCACAGATATCGCGAAGCGCCACCACGAGGAGGTTGAGGTCACGCTGAAGTGTCcatcggcgccgcagcagcaatgccAGTTGCACAAGGTCGGTCGGGCTCGTCACGAGACTGCCCACGGCGTGCGTGGAGGTGCCGCGCTTCGTTGAGGAGACTGCGATGCGACTGCCGTCTGCAGTAGAAGTAGGCGCTTGCTGCgttggcgttgctgccgacACCTCCGGTGCGACTAGTGCAGCGGCACTAACGCCCCCGGCTGGCACATTTTCCGGCTTCACCACGAGGGTCTGCCAGTCCACTGGAAGACACGCCACGAGCACGGAGAGCGCGTTTGCCAGGTCCTTCGCTGCACTTGGTGAGacggcggcgttgctgccctCCAGCTCCAGAAGCGCCTGCATCGTTAGACatctctgcagcagcgactccgcCGCCATGGCGGCTGTGTTGTCTTTCTTCAGTGGTGTGGGGTTGTAAAGCTGTGCCTTTGCCTTGAACGCAGCGGTCACGGTCCCGCCGTAGGTGCTGGTTAGGtacgcctccgcctcctcgacgagTTGCGTGGCGTGGGCATGCACTTTGTAGAGCACTGCATAGGCGGACTGGATGAGATCCACGCCGCGATGGGCAGGCAGTTGCTGTCGTGGCGGTTGGACGTGAGACCGCGGTGCGAGAGGCGCTCGTGCGCAGGAGGCTAGACGTGCCGGTGCTCCGGAGTGACGCTGTAGCGGGTACATTGCTCTCCTCTGCAAACGCTGGAACGTAGACGGGCACTGGACCACCTTGCGCTCCTCactgaaaagggggaaaaagggcTCAAGACGAAGACTGTAGAGGAGGTTGgtgccagcagcagagagacatCACTGGCGCGACGACAACCTGCAGCAGACTTGTCGATTATCGAGAGCTGTGCTGTTCTTGCTCCGTCCTAGtggcaagggggggggcggggttGCTGTGTGAGAGAACGAAGAGCGACCGTCGTTGTTACCCAGCAAGGGCAGGTCGGATGTTATGTGTGTTACGGAGGAGCCGAGGTCATGCTGAGAAAAgagtagagggagagggcggagctgaagaggagagtagagaggaaggagacaGGGGAAAGTGTGATTGGGGTGTTGAAGAGCATTactgcgcccctccccccctctctcctcccccagCAGGGGAAGAAAGGAGTACACTTCattccctcccccatccacAGTAGTGCGTGGCTTaagtgtgtgcgcgtatTCCACCACACTCCCGCAGACGTGCATGCGGTTGAGTCGTCCGTCAGAAGCCTCCATTGTGAGGCACCGCGGTGCCTGGGCTGACTGCGCATTGAGGGATCGACCTGGCAAGGGAGtcgaaaggggaaggagagagtgatGATGGTAAGGAGTAGGGAGAGAGTGCTAAACATAAAGCAAGACGGCGGtggagtgggggggagggagaggagggagagggcagacAGCTGCCATCCCGCGCACACAGCTACACGCGACTGTACGGTTTTCCTCCActtttctcgtttctctcgTACTGCCACACTGGATTCCCTCATGAAGTGCGCCCTCACTACTAAGCGACCAGTGTGCTTCTCCAAGTCACACCATGCTGACAcccccacacagacacacccatGCGCACTGAGCGAGCGAGAAACTCCTTCCGCGAtagaagcgaaaaaaaaagggtaCGCCACTAGAGGCCCAATCGACCGCACtggtagggggaggggaagagagagagaaaggacaGCACCATAGGCGAAGCCCTACTAGAGGTCACTGGGAGCACCCCCACAAGCCACcattccttctctccccgctTCCCTCGGCTgagcagaggagagcacATTAACGCACGCTTACACGACAGTAGTGCCCGAGATGGcagccccccttcccttccccttccttctttccattctctctctatctATGCAAGCAGCCAACGACAACATAGCCCTTTCAGCAAACGcacgtacacccacacccgcacacacgcaaacagCGAACACTCCGGCaacaagggggggggcgagagaggagaagagcgcctttacgagggggggggaaagcgAATACGCGCAAAAATATAAAACATAAAAAAAACGCCGTAAAgaaaagcaacaacaaacagcgcagctgcggagCTGAAATGAAAGCCACGCTTCAcacgtacacccacacacatgcacatattcatcgcatcagcagcacagaTATAAGCGCCACTCCTCCACTGCGTATACAGCGTATAGAACGATGCGCGTATATTCGTGTGCATGCATGGACACATGATGTGTCCTTCCCACCAGAGACTCCGTCAGACATCGCccacggacacacacgcgcgcacacacacacacatacacacatacgtcCGAGACTCCGATCTTCACCATTCACTTTcggcctcagcagcagccaccactcttcttcacctcaGAGGTCTCGCCAGGGTTCATGTTTACGGTCCTGCCTGGCTTCGGCACCGTGCGGTCGGCCTCGCGGGTCTGCGGGGTGACCACAACCTCGTAGACGGACTTGGCAAGCCACTCGAAGGCCTTGTCTACGTtcgtcttctccagcgccgaTGTTTCGAGGAAAGATAGGCCATTCTCGCGAGCGAAGCGGTCGGCCACTTCCTTCTTTACAACGCGCAGGTGCTCCAAATCGCACTTGTTGCCAATCAGGAAGATGCAGCACGTGACGGGCACAAAgacgcgcagctcctgcagccacGTCGGGATCGAGTCGAAGGAGGTCTGGTTGGTGATGTCGTACACCAGCATGGCACCCTTCGCGCCGTGGTAGATGGAGCGCGAGATGGCGCGGAAGCGCTCCTGACCTGCTGTATCCCAAATTTGAATCTTCGCATCGCGTTCCTCGATCTTGATGCTCTTCGTCATGAACTCTACGCCAATGGTGGACGGAGTTTCCTGGCTGAACTCGCTCATCGTGTACCGCGTCATGAGGTTCGACTTACCGACGCCACTGTCGCCGATGAGGACGATCTTGAAGCTGAGGTTTGTGTCCTCCATCTTAAATCCTTATCCTTTCTGCTCCCGGGGTGTTTGTGTTCGACAACGACCACGGCGTGACACTCCTTTTAAagtgaaggggaggagaggaaatgTTAGGGGAGAGGCCACTCACCTACGCACTTGTACGGCAGCGGGCCGTATCCCTGTGTCTCTAGAAGTGActagagggggaaggaggaggaggtgaaagaGACTCAGATAGAAATCCAGTCAGCAAGCGAGGGCACAACCATAAATTGAaaggaggcgatggtggtTCGGGATTGAGAACGTGCAGAGCAGAATTgagatgaggagagagagagggagagaaaaggtaAGCAATGCGGTAGTGGAGTAGAGTAGCTGTGAAAGCTGCGTAAAAGGCTATAGGTTTCTCGCGAGAGTGTGTGGGAGAGACAGGATCACGCCAGGCAGTGGTAAGGGCgaacagagaggggggagagagggtcAGTAAGCGCGCATACACATGAGGGAAGGTGGAGAGATTCCCCACGGTTTGGCTTAAGGAGCCACAAGCatgtaaggggggggggcgaggtgGCTGCACAGTGCGGCGGGTTACCCTAACATTGAGACTCggcaaaaagagaaacaaactGACTCGCTCTCAGGGCCTCATGCTTACGAGCAGATAAAATAAAATAGGAGGGTGGCGAGGGCGGGCATGCGCGGACGCGCGTCACTCATAAACCACTACAGAGGGGTACTTGACTCCCACCGTACTAGCCGCCAGAGGCGTTGGCAGTGTCGgtgaggagagcagcgcacAGTCGGCCagtctccctcccctttctacCCATCGCTGTCTAGCGCGCATACACAGCGATCTAGACACGCGTTCTTTTGCTGTTTTCTTCATTGCCTGAAACGATACCAAGAGGACCATCCGAGAGGCCATGGACCTctacacccacgcacacctatgcgtgtgtgtgtgtgcctgtttCGCATTTGGTTGCGGCTTCGCTCTGCTTCACTCATAAAAAGACCGGGGACACCTCAAAAGACCGAGCCGCCTAAGGGGCGCGCAGACGTCGACGTGGCTACTGCGCCACTTCCCCTCGCCGTCCCTCCGCACGATGACTGAGCAACGGTGCTACAGACAGAGAGGTCGCACTGGGATCGACTTCGGCGACAACCGCCAAGGACACAAGACTAAAGGGGCGGACGAGCTCGCCATACAGCGACAAGGACGACAGCAGAGACAAACGAAATGCCTAGCGAGCAAAGCCCACCACGAGCACGTGCACGAGGGAGACGCCGCCGTACACACCCGCCATACATGCAAGAGCAgggaggcgtgtgtgtgtgtgtgtgcgtggtggcAGAGGGCGACGATTGAGTGAGCAAGCGAGACAAAATAGAGAAGCACGAACGAaagaaacaaacagaaaagagacgaCGGTACGGTAGGGATCTGCgacactccctccctccaaacacacacacacacatacgtgccGGAAGTACAAGGGGCGAgagcggaagaagaagggggcgggggggggaggaggggagatgaggaggaggaggagaccaTGCGCTTTCCTGCTCGGCGGCGTACGCGCCGATCCTGttcctcgctctttcccttaAGCTTCGAAAACTGGCAAGCAAGCGCACGAGTAGAGTCACGTGCTTGTGGTCATTGCAGCAATAAGctcaaagaagagagggggagaaagagacgaCAAAGCAAAGAAGGGGGTGAGCAGCTAACGCTGACACGCTGAAGTGCAGacagatggagagagaaatgcGCAAAGGCCCATAATAAGTTGAAGGGGgaaggtgagggagaggggaaagggggacaGCCAGCGAGAGGTGCATGTGTGTCGGCCGGTATGAATCCATGTTAGGCCTCTTTGCTCCTGTGCAAGGATGGTGGTACCTGCAAAAACTCACGCGTAGGCACCAGGCACACGTAGGCTTAGATATAACCGCGCATG
Encoded here:
- a CDS encoding hypothetical protein (TriTrypDB/GeneDB-style sysID: LpmP.10.0820), which translates into the protein MYPLQRHSGAPARLASCARAPLAPRSHVQPPRQQLPAHRGVDLIQSAYAVLYKVHAHATQLVEEAEAYLTSTYGGTVTAAFKAKAQLYNPTPLKKDNTAAMAAESLLQRCLTMQALLELEGSNAAVSPSAAKDLANALSVLVACLPVDWQTLVVKPENVPAGGVSAAALVAPEVSAATPTQQAPTSTADGSRIAVSSTKRGTSTHAVGSLVTSPTDLVQLALLLRRRWTLQRDLNLLVVALRDICAVVAAGGEAASSGNNLRMSAAEDVPPPLMTVAVTLAMLQLPRMPAMLEVHEERMQVGRLPAGGIADATSAYPHPCPATVLPVWLWRASCATTSQHSEGVKMTAVPATVVVAALASARQITKQVFKWEAHVARYVTAVLAVPSSVSPQGQQPGSARGGVGSPAEASVMSLLHRSDKDFLFDVQVDMSLEHGACNEVQLLWLTAAAAALVAAAGAACGGALAAAGVEKRCSKVERTLRTISPGSAVARALLPGVLLLLGCAAACRRHGPENPASDASSRGLQYWMEAHMLGRQVLGSAHPVAVAVAALLPNSAVAASGERQPSASAPASFTAAHMQAVMPALSNGRNSDMTCLSGKDVSLPLHSQLQQQQRMPAGTLTRLPPLPPVPTSALRPPQHAPLFATSAPLRLEPASSPLASSRPLPALAASHPYLARPPQSPPYPSLSLQSAQTSVITTATAWSSKGDPPPPLGHTFPLPYTPSSTAAAVDGAATQFCRPSPRSSLSALKPPGGRSLRHCHRLQRPEDAFALRSVVKDATLPAGDKDGAPAKKKNTARRLKNSKGSPQSSTAALLLSAISSKSAVTAGTLTSAVSSDSNPRRQLKRDRKFLPAPGPPASPLSAASTSTLPQPKEQPESKQQQQQEGVQEPQQDELYKGAPLDLDATAQGVQVIEPEAEQQDSSRSGGAADTEAIGASASPIPAPVITTDQQCGLVLMSSHSNINLQPKGDGDAPDPHLAQAAGTDTENAEEEEEEEEEETLPERNARFQREIISYYAELNERRAKAALMIQLAWRSSKARQSLHVRRQALYRYVYTIQKAAALAIDGFLSCVLEQRRREAALCARTLADKRRLDQEQKEVAAAQRLTRAMCQWLQRQRERHRLCKELGITHGARLRLYMITAVKVQQWWRRVVVQRAYWRRHNVEMEEKHRLEAEAIRQAHAAVTIQARLRGIQARSRVAQLRETRKAEALELRRCRDSATTVLAIVLQEYAKRQGRRHREALAQEESRAKAAQRITVGWRRTVGRRRLDLAVKRARQLRTSATCIQQVWRRYAAGSQRRYLRQLRHTVQEERLEREARTYEVIRLLQCFGRSAQAQLLVRRLKACQGRTFMENLYLIQAAGRGALTRAEMRRMQVAEQARQRAAAAALEIRRLRATSLVQALLRAHVSRALVQQWRRTILTEKLVVRATAAREMREDTAATVLQRTVRRHQMRQRTAAAEAEAAAALAFLGAMAHRLQQAWRAFAARRERCYRAAAANQCARKRLEWEEVWQLIWQDQFTELDLLCVIERHYIEEQQHVERVRLYSYLCNPDDATNDKCGAETCGAPNADADVLKWAALYEE
- the RAB11 gene encoding small GTP-binding protein Rab11, putative (TriTrypDB/GeneDB-style sysID: LpmP.10.0830), translated to MEDTNLSFKIVLIGDSGVGKSNLMTRYTMSEFSQETPSTIGVEFMTKSIKIEERDAKIQIWDTAGQERFRAISRSIYHGAKGAMLVYDITNQTSFDSIPTWLQELRVFVPVTCCIFLIGNKCDLEHLRVVKKEVADRFARENGLSFLETSALEKTNVDKAFEWLAKSVYEVVVTPQTREADRTVPKPGRTVNMNPGETSEVKKSGGCC